In Deltaproteobacteria bacterium, the following proteins share a genomic window:
- a CDS encoding glycosyltransferase family 2 protein, whose product MSKNFSISVILPAYNEEENIKGTVDNCVLYLENMAGGYEVIVVNDGSVDRTRAIVNELSLANSKIILVNHDVNRGYGSALRSGFDAATLEYIFFMDSDGQFDILDLDRLLRHAGEKEIVIGYRENRADSMIRSLNAWLYSMYIRLIFGLGVKDMDCAFKIFPKKAYQSVKPIKADGALFSAEFLIKLKKKGYNLIEVPVRHFPRKFGDQSGADIHVILKMFRESWKLRNELRDG is encoded by the coding sequence ATGAGCAAAAATTTTTCCATTAGCGTTATTCTCCCCGCATATAATGAGGAAGAAAATATAAAAGGAACTGTGGACAATTGTGTTCTTTATCTTGAAAATATGGCCGGGGGATATGAAGTTATAGTCGTAAATGATGGCTCTGTTGATAGGACCCGGGCTATTGTGAATGAACTCTCCTTGGCTAATTCTAAAATTATTCTGGTTAATCATGATGTAAACAGGGGATACGGATCAGCGCTCAGAAGCGGTTTTGACGCTGCTACGCTGGAATATATATTTTTTATGGATAGTGACGGACAGTTCGATATTCTGGACCTAGACCGGCTGCTTCGGCACGCGGGTGAAAAAGAGATCGTTATAGGTTACAGGGAGAATAGAGCGGATTCCATGATACGTTCTTTAAACGCCTGGCTCTACAGTATGTATATCAGATTAATTTTCGGACTCGGGGTAAAGGATATGGATTGCGCGTTTAAAATTTTTCCTAAAAAGGCTTATCAATCTGTAAAACCCATAAAGGCTGATGGAGCGCTATTCAGCGCAGAATTCCTTATAAAACTGAAGAAAAAAGGATACAATCTGATAGAAGTTCCCGTACGTCATTTTCCCCGCAAATTCGGGGACCAGTCCGGAGCCGATATTCATGTAATTCTTAAAATGTTCAGGGAATCATGGAAACTTAGAAATGAACTCAGAGACGGATAA
- a CDS encoding CRTAC1 family protein translates to MRIAFTILIFVVFAYSIQSTAQNESSDEEGIPEFKDLKYQAGLNPPVRLGQSAVWGDYNADGWLDILITNINRGSRRSDGRRSRFRARGALNLDTGNKSMFLFAGRSDGGFDEISSISELPDVNSSAASWADYNNDGFPDLAISTISTESPPLLFENKDGIFFADVTEASGLKNPKSSVSHVLWADFDRDGMVDLFQAGRGESVLYRNKGDGSFEDVSDSMSLAEGINTSSAVWFDYNNDGYPDIFLANSGLNKLYVNNGDGTLSDVTTKSGLGGEFYWKTAAACTGDYNGDGFLDIYVTNIGKAKSNALYRNNGDGTFEDVTWETNTGDAGDGRTCAWVDFDADGKIDLFTTNHVKPTKLYRNLGNGTFSDVAPEAGVDSPIDVFAATWGDYDRDGFMDVYLNGHIGTALMRNSGNSNSSVTLELVGDGLLSNSLAIGARVEVSTPDGLQIREVSGGRGCCEQDMLPVYFGAGKHTEVDINVKWPSGKNCSFEKVPVEKRKWFTIREINCEIIASN, encoded by the coding sequence ATGCGTATCGCATTTACAATTCTTATTTTCGTGGTTTTCGCTTACTCTATCCAGTCAACTGCTCAAAATGAGTCATCTGATGAAGAAGGCATACCCGAGTTCAAGGACCTCAAATATCAGGCGGGATTAAATCCGCCCGTCAGGCTGGGCCAGAGCGCTGTATGGGGCGATTACAACGCTGACGGCTGGCTGGATATTTTAATAACCAATATTAACAGGGGCTCACGCAGATCAGACGGAAGGAGAAGCCGTTTTCGAGCCCGCGGAGCATTAAATCTCGACACTGGAAATAAAAGCATGTTTCTATTTGCCGGACGGAGCGACGGCGGATTCGATGAGATAAGTTCTATTTCCGAACTTCCCGATGTTAATTCAAGCGCCGCTTCCTGGGCCGATTATAATAATGACGGCTTCCCGGACCTCGCTATTTCCACCATAAGCACCGAAAGTCCTCCACTTCTTTTTGAAAACAAAGACGGAATATTTTTTGCTGATGTTACTGAAGCATCCGGGTTAAAAAATCCGAAATCTTCGGTCAGTCATGTTTTGTGGGCGGACTTCGACAGAGACGGTATGGTCGATTTGTTTCAGGCCGGCAGGGGCGAGTCTGTCCTCTATAGAAACAAGGGAGACGGGAGTTTTGAGGACGTTTCAGATTCTATGAGTCTGGCCGAGGGAATAAATACTAGTTCCGCCGTCTGGTTCGATTATAATAATGACGGTTATCCCGACATTTTCCTCGCAAACAGCGGATTGAATAAGCTTTACGTTAATAACGGCGACGGCACACTCTCAGACGTTACCACTAAATCCGGGCTTGGCGGGGAGTTTTATTGGAAGACCGCTGCGGCCTGCACAGGGGATTATAACGGGGACGGCTTTTTGGATATTTACGTAACGAATATAGGTAAAGCGAAAAGCAACGCTCTGTACAGAAATAACGGGGACGGCACGTTTGAGGATGTTACATGGGAAACTAATACGGGCGATGCAGGTGACGGTAGAACATGCGCGTGGGTTGATTTCGACGCTGACGGGAAAATCGATCTTTTTACGACCAATCATGTAAAGCCGACAAAACTTTACAGAAATCTCGGAAATGGAACTTTCTCGGATGTCGCGCCCGAGGCCGGGGTGGATTCGCCAATTGATGTTTTCGCGGCGACGTGGGGAGATTACGACCGTGACGGATTTATGGATGTTTATTTAAACGGCCATATTGGAACTGCCCTTATGAGAAATAGCGGTAATTCTAATAGCTCTGTAACGCTTGAACTTGTGGGGGACGGTCTTCTCAGCAACAGTCTGGCTATCGGGGCGCGTGTGGAAGTATCCACCCCCGACGGCTTGCAGATAAGGGAGGTATCCGGAGGCAGGGGCTGCTGCGAGCAGGATATGCTTCCGGTTTATTTCGGCGCGGGGAAGCATACTGAAGTAGATATCAACGTAAAATGGCCCAGCGGGAAAAATTGTTCATTTGAAAAAGTACCCGTCGAAAAGCGCAAATGGTTTACAATCCGTGAAATTAACTGTGAGATAATCGCATCAAATTGA
- a CDS encoding GMC family oxidoreductase → MSVLLLEAGPRYDPYKDYALDETDWELKGFPYKRKIRYTFGEKQTLDTKYENLRSWNKASGKLNHGKERRYHKYQQVSGIGGTTLHYQGEAHRLNENAFKMKSEFGVAVDWPIDYKDLEPYYTEAEKIIGVAGPAKIPYRPKNKPYPLKPHQLSYASQIVEKGCKKQGIDLLPNSVAILSSLYRDAPPCNYCNGCIWGCPRKDKGSVDVTFIPLIEDTGNCEILENVYVTRIEVEKKKEKSEVKGVVYYDKSGKEHFVEGDYVAVACGAVETPRLLLNSEINEGGIVGKNFMETTFYETVAFHPERTDSYRGIPIDSVVWKWNNPDPKRGFPGGLRLFPMVGSAMGPVNYAMRYFEGWGKEFVSEMDKWFGHAIAVGGIAEFFPNDDTFVTVDSKVKDEYGVPVAKIQSFLGEPELKSIEFMQKKSKEILNASGAEEIVEEVSSYDYFSATHVYGTCRMGDNPETSVVDSSLRVHNISNLLVTDASVFPTSGGGEAPSLTIEALSLRAADLLLKDLKKG, encoded by the coding sequence ATGAGCGTGCTACTGCTCGAGGCGGGACCTCGTTACGATCCCTACAAAGACTACGCACTTGATGAGACGGATTGGGAATTAAAGGGATTTCCTTACAAGAGGAAAATCCGCTACACGTTCGGCGAAAAGCAGACTCTTGACACTAAATATGAAAATCTCAGATCCTGGAACAAAGCTTCAGGAAAGCTTAATCACGGAAAAGAAAGAAGATATCATAAATATCAGCAGGTATCGGGCATTGGGGGCACTACCCTTCATTATCAGGGCGAGGCCCATAGACTGAATGAGAACGCGTTCAAAATGAAGAGCGAATTCGGTGTGGCTGTGGATTGGCCCATTGACTACAAAGACCTTGAGCCCTATTACACCGAAGCTGAAAAGATAATCGGCGTAGCCGGCCCCGCCAAGATTCCATATCGTCCGAAAAACAAGCCCTATCCTCTAAAGCCGCACCAGCTGAGCTACGCGAGCCAAATAGTTGAAAAGGGATGTAAAAAACAGGGAATTGATCTTCTACCGAATTCTGTCGCTATTCTTTCAAGTCTTTATAGAGACGCGCCTCCCTGTAATTACTGCAATGGATGTATCTGGGGTTGTCCGCGAAAAGATAAGGGAAGCGTTGACGTTACTTTTATTCCTCTTATCGAGGATACCGGAAATTGTGAAATACTCGAAAATGTCTATGTAACACGTATTGAAGTGGAGAAGAAAAAGGAAAAAAGCGAAGTCAAGGGAGTTGTATATTACGACAAAAGCGGCAAGGAGCATTTTGTAGAAGGCGATTATGTCGCAGTTGCTTGCGGAGCTGTCGAGACTCCGAGGCTTCTCTTGAACTCTGAAATCAATGAAGGCGGCATCGTCGGAAAAAACTTCATGGAGACCACTTTTTATGAAACAGTCGCTTTTCATCCCGAGAGGACAGATTCCTACAGGGGAATACCGATCGATAGCGTCGTATGGAAGTGGAATAATCCTGATCCGAAGCGTGGATTCCCGGGGGGGCTGAGACTGTTCCCTATGGTGGGGAGCGCCATGGGACCGGTAAATTACGCTATGCGTTACTTCGAGGGCTGGGGTAAGGAGTTTGTCAGCGAAATGGATAAGTGGTTCGGACATGCAATAGCGGTCGGGGGGATTGCGGAATTCTTCCCTAATGACGATACCTTTGTGACTGTAGATTCAAAGGTAAAGGACGAGTACGGTGTGCCTGTCGCAAAAATACAGTCTTTTCTTGGGGAACCCGAGCTTAAGAGCATTGAATTCATGCAAAAGAAATCAAAGGAAATATTAAATGCGAGCGGCGCTGAAGAAATTGTTGAAGAGGTATCTTCTTACGATTACTTTTCGGCTACGCACGTTTACGGAACCTGCCGTATGGGTGATAATCCCGAAACATCTGTTGTTGATTCGTCACTCAGGGTACACAACATATCAAATTTGCTCGTTACGGACGCAAGCGTATTTCCCACCTCCGGTGGAGGAGAAGCACCTTCATTGACAATCGAAGCACTCAGTTTACGCGCGGCTGATCTTCTGTTAAAAGATCTTAAAAAAGGTTAA
- a CDS encoding twin-arginine translocation signal domain-containing protein, protein MENSRRKFLKTLAAGAIGGEIMTALPGNVLAKKEPSGGGFEIQKGFRVFNEVTQKNMLKLAEAFVPGSEDIGIKEKVMNLVRNDKGAAGFLDAGFWNIDALSRAKFDKPFYALENKEDIDRIIKHVSVRNRTFFLQFKGIVMKFYYSDPSVWKKLSYQGPPQPRGFMDYTEAPKKQGG, encoded by the coding sequence ATGGAAAATTCAAGAAGAAAATTCCTCAAAACACTGGCCGCGGGCGCAATAGGCGGGGAAATAATGACAGCTCTGCCTGGTAATGTATTGGCAAAGAAGGAACCCTCCGGCGGTGGATTCGAGATTCAAAAGGGATTCAGGGTATTTAACGAGGTTACCCAAAAGAACATGCTAAAACTGGCAGAGGCTTTTGTGCCTGGATCCGAAGATATAGGGATCAAGGAAAAAGTAATGAACCTGGTGAGGAATGACAAGGGAGCAGCGGGCTTTCTGGATGCGGGCTTCTGGAATATCGATGCCCTTTCACGTGCAAAATTCGATAAGCCCTTTTACGCCCTTGAAAATAAAGAAGATATAGACCGCATAATTAAACACGTTAGTGTGAGGAACAGAACTTTTTTCCTTCAATTCAAAGGTATCGTTATGAAATTTTACTATTCCGACCCGAGTGTCTGGAAGAAACTGTCTTACCAGGGTCCGCCTCAGCCCAGGGGTTTTATGGATTATACGGAAGCTCCTAAAAAGCAGGGAGGTTAA
- the thiI gene encoding tRNA uracil 4-sulfurtransferase ThiI — protein MNADLVTLIHYGELSLKGRNRSLFEIELKQNIEKAAGGTVKRFRGRFVLEGGQRDALSRVFGVAWYAEAFRVMKDIESIKKEVLKCIKTRLRNNSSFGVYVKRSDKEFPYTSMQIADRIGREISEKYGMKVDLVNPDLSIFIEVADEAYFYFDRKEGLRGFPVGVSGRVLSLLSGGIDSPVSSFLMMKRGCEVDFIHFHVFTDNAKIESTKISKLLRYFTAYRRPVRIHLAPYYPFETALLSNSNSRGYELIIFRRFMARVAEKVATDTGCGALVTGDSLGQVASQTIENITLLKSAVSIPVFQPLLTYDKQEIVDLAKYIGTYDMSIESYKDCCSIISSNPRTKANACRIVELEKSINIEGVVENTLNLLSVREIY, from the coding sequence ATGAATGCAGACCTGGTTACCTTAATCCATTATGGCGAATTGTCTCTTAAAGGCAGAAACAGAAGTCTGTTTGAAATAGAGCTTAAGCAGAATATTGAAAAAGCGGCAGGGGGGACGGTAAAGAGGTTCAGGGGCCGTTTTGTTCTCGAAGGCGGTCAGAGAGACGCTCTCAGCAGGGTATTCGGCGTCGCCTGGTACGCTGAGGCCTTCAGGGTAATGAAAGACATTGAGTCTATAAAAAAGGAGGTCTTGAAATGTATAAAAACCCGATTGAGAAACAATTCCAGCTTCGGCGTATATGTTAAGAGGTCTGACAAGGAATTTCCTTATACATCTATGCAAATAGCCGATAGAATCGGCCGTGAAATATCTGAAAAATATGGCATGAAAGTCGATCTCGTAAATCCGGATTTGAGTATATTCATTGAGGTCGCCGACGAGGCTTATTTTTACTTCGACAGAAAAGAGGGCTTACGCGGCTTCCCCGTGGGCGTGAGCGGCAGGGTGCTCTCCCTTCTCTCAGGCGGTATAGATTCGCCTGTTTCATCTTTTCTGATGATGAAGCGGGGGTGTGAGGTTGATTTTATCCACTTCCATGTATTTACTGATAATGCAAAAATTGAAAGTACCAAGATAAGCAAATTGCTCAGGTACTTTACGGCGTACCGGCGCCCCGTTCGAATACATTTGGCGCCTTATTACCCCTTTGAAACTGCCCTTCTCTCGAATTCAAATTCCAGAGGGTATGAATTAATAATATTCAGAAGATTCATGGCCAGAGTAGCCGAAAAAGTTGCAACAGATACGGGATGCGGTGCGCTCGTGACCGGAGACAGCCTGGGTCAGGTTGCCTCGCAAACCATAGAGAATATTACTCTTTTAAAAAGTGCGGTGTCGATTCCGGTTTTTCAACCTTTACTGACTTACGATAAGCAGGAGATTGTCGATCTCGCTAAATATATCGGCACGTATGATATGTCGATAGAGTCATACAAGGATTGCTGTTCGATAATCAGCTCGAACCCGAGAACAAAAGCGAATGCCTGCAGAATTGTAGAACTTGAAAAGTCTATAAATATTGAGGGTGTGGTTGAGAATACGCTGAACCTGCTATCGGTGCGGGAAATTTATTAG